From one Humulus lupulus chromosome 8, drHumLupu1.1, whole genome shotgun sequence genomic stretch:
- the LOC133798056 gene encoding acid phosphatase 1, producing MNFSRLLLLFSLFSLAFSHENFDTHPLPRPLILEHPETHLKEENRLHCSSWRFSVEANNLNPWKTIPEECIDYVRNYITGRGYSTDLQRVSREAADYAKSVELAGDGKDVWIFDIDETLLSNLPYYTDRGYGLEVFDPVEFDKWVDKAMALPIEPSLKLYEEVQGRGFKVFLLTGRSESRREVTVENLINAGFRDWDQLMLRAPDEHGKLAIIYKSEKRSEMVKEGYRILGNSGDQWSDLLGTPMSTRSFKLPNPMYYIP from the exons ATGAATTTCTCGAGACTTTTGCTGCTCTTTTCTCTGTTTTCCCTCGCTTTTTCTCACGAAAATTTCGATACCCACCCCCTACCTCGACCATTAATCCTCGAACACCCGGAGACCCATTTGAAAGAAGAGAATAGATTACACTGTAGCAGTTGGAGATTTTCCGTGGAGGCTAATAATCTGAATCCATGGAAAACAATCCCAGAAGAATGTATAGATTATGTGAGGAATTACATTACTGGGCGGGGATACAGTACCGATCTCCAAAGGGTTTCGAGGGAGGCAGCTGATTATGCCAAGAGCGTTGAGTTAGCCGGCGATGGAAAAGACGTGTGGATCTTCGACATTGATGAGACTTTGCTTTCTAATCTTCCTTATTACACCGACCGTGGTTATGG TTTGGAGGTTTTTGATCCAGTGGAGTTCGACAAATGGGTGGACAAAGCCATGGCTCTTCCTATTGAGCCCAGTTTGAAACTCTATGAAGAAGTTCAGGGTCGGGGTTTTAAAGTTTTCTTGTTAACTGGCCGAAGTGAAAGCCGGAGAGAGGTTACTGTTGAAAATTTGATCAACGCAGGGTTTCGAGATTGGGATCAGCTTATGCTAAG AGCCCCGGATGAACATGGAAAGTTAGCAATTATATACAAATCAGAGAAGAGGAGTGAGATGGTTAAAGAGGGATATAGGATTCTTGGGAATTCTGGAGACCAATGGAGTGATCTATTAGGTACCCCAATGTCCACTCGCTCATTCAAGCTACCGAATCCAATGTATTATATCCCCTAG